One segment of Bradyrhizobium sp. CB2312 DNA contains the following:
- a CDS encoding ABC transporter ATP-binding protein, whose amino-acid sequence MTSPAPIADPRGTPKPDPAAVPALAIDGVSHSYGPRRALVNVSFNVQPASFTALLGLNGAGKSTLFSLITRLFGIQTGRVSIFGHDVSKSPGEALRLLGVVFQPRTLDLDLSLTQNLLYHAALHGISRREAAARSAELLGRIGLADRSASKVRDLSGGQMRRLEIARALLHRPRLLLLDEPTVGLDVKARADIISHVRQLVTEQGIGVLWATHLFDEIMPGDDLVVLHQGKVLAQGPMSRVVAEAGAQDVNTAFMRLTGAQTMPGGGA is encoded by the coding sequence ATGACCAGCCCTGCTCCCATCGCCGATCCGCGCGGGACGCCGAAGCCAGATCCGGCCGCGGTGCCGGCGCTGGCAATCGACGGCGTCAGCCATTCTTACGGCCCGCGTCGCGCACTGGTGAACGTGTCCTTCAATGTGCAGCCTGCGAGCTTTACCGCGTTGCTCGGCCTCAACGGCGCTGGCAAAAGCACGCTGTTCTCGCTCATCACGCGCCTGTTCGGCATCCAGACCGGCCGCGTCTCCATCTTCGGCCATGACGTCAGCAAGAGCCCGGGCGAAGCGTTGCGGCTGCTTGGCGTCGTGTTCCAGCCGCGCACGCTCGACCTCGACCTGTCGTTGACGCAGAACCTGCTCTATCACGCCGCACTCCACGGCATCAGCCGCCGCGAGGCCGCCGCGCGCAGCGCCGAGCTGCTCGGCCGGATCGGGCTTGCGGACCGTTCAGCAAGCAAGGTGCGCGATCTCTCGGGCGGACAGATGCGGCGGCTGGAGATCGCCCGCGCGCTGCTGCACCGGCCGCGCCTGCTTCTGCTGGACGAGCCGACCGTCGGCCTCGACGTCAAGGCGCGCGCCGACATCATCAGCCATGTCCGCCAGCTCGTGACCGAGCAAGGCATCGGCGTGCTCTGGGCGACGCACCTGTTCGACGAGATCATGCCCGGTGACGATCTCGTGGTTCTGCACCAGGGCAAGGTGCTGGCGCAGGGGCCGATGAGCCGCGTCGTCGCGGAGGCCGGCGCACAGGACGTCAACACCGCCTTCATGCGCCTGACCGGCGCGCAGACGATGCCGGGAGGCGGGGCATGA
- a CDS encoding YVTN family beta-propeller repeat protein — MATVLVALTAAPAHAFIAYVSNEKSNTVSVIDTDGWTVTKTIKVGQRPRGIEFTRDGKFVMVAVGDDDTIQVIDAKTQAVVDSLPSGPDPELFAQDAAGKILYVANENDNTVTVIDLEKRARLGDIQVGVEPEGMTISPDGKTLINTSETTNMAHFIDTASRQIVANVLVDARPRFAEFKHDSSEVWVSSEIGGTVSVIDPKKHEVIGKVTFEIPGLRKEAIQPVGIGMTKDDKTAFIALGPANRIAVVDVPSRKVTKYLLVGQRVWHMAFTPDEKYLLTTNGVSNDVSVIDVAAQKVIKTIQVGELPWGITIAP, encoded by the coding sequence ATGGCAACGGTGCTCGTAGCGCTCACCGCAGCGCCCGCGCATGCCTTCATCGCCTATGTCTCGAACGAGAAGAGCAACACGGTCTCGGTGATCGACACCGACGGCTGGACCGTGACCAAGACGATCAAGGTCGGCCAGCGCCCGCGCGGCATCGAGTTCACCCGCGACGGCAAGTTCGTGATGGTCGCGGTCGGCGACGACGACACCATCCAGGTCATCGACGCCAAGACGCAAGCCGTGGTGGACAGCCTGCCCTCCGGACCCGACCCCGAGCTGTTCGCCCAGGATGCGGCGGGAAAAATTCTCTATGTCGCCAACGAGAACGACAATACGGTGACCGTGATCGACCTCGAGAAGCGCGCGCGGCTCGGCGACATCCAGGTCGGCGTCGAGCCCGAGGGCATGACCATCAGCCCCGACGGCAAGACGTTGATCAACACGTCCGAGACGACCAACATGGCGCATTTTATAGACACAGCTTCTCGTCAGATCGTCGCCAACGTGCTGGTCGACGCACGGCCGCGCTTTGCCGAATTCAAGCACGACAGCTCGGAAGTTTGGGTGTCCTCGGAGATCGGCGGCACCGTGTCGGTGATCGATCCGAAAAAGCACGAGGTGATCGGCAAGGTCACGTTCGAGATTCCGGGGCTGAGGAAGGAGGCGATCCAGCCGGTCGGCATCGGCATGACCAAAGACGACAAGACCGCCTTCATCGCGCTCGGCCCCGCCAACCGCATTGCCGTCGTCGACGTCCCCTCGCGCAAGGTGACGAAATATTTGCTGGTTGGGCAGCGTGTCTGGCACATGGCGTTCACACCTGATGAAAAGTACCTGCTCACCACCAACGGCGTCTCCAACGACGTCTCCGTCATCGACGTCGCCGCGCAAAAGGTGATCAAGACCATTCAGGTGGGCGAACTGCCCTGGGGCATCACGATCGCACCATGA